DNA from Mycolicibacterium alvei:
CGTTCATCGATGGCGTTGCCGGCAGCGACGAGGATGCGGGCAATCGCCTCCTCGTCGCTGGCCGGCGCGGAGCCGGACCACCCGTGCGTTCGCATGGGCGAATCCTAGAACAACGGCTGGATCACCCGCGGTAGGAGACCGGCAGGTCCTTGATGCCGTTGATCCACCCGGACCGGAGTCGTTGTGGCTCGGCCAGTTTGGTGATGTCGGGGATTTGGTCGGCGATCTCGTTGAACATCAGCTTGATCTCCATCCGGGCCAGGTTGGCGCCGATGCAGTAGTGCGCGCCGTTGCCGCCGAAGGCCAGGTGCGGGTTGGGATTGCGCAGGATGTCGAATGTGAACGGGGATTCGAAGACTTCTTCGTCGTAATTGGCCGAGCTGTAGAACAGGCCGACGCGCTGCCCGGCTTTCACGGTGATATCGCCGATCTGGGTGTCGACCAGGGCGGTGCGCTGGAAACAGTGCACCGGGGTGGCCCAGCGGATGATCTCGTCGACGGCGGTCTCCGGGCGTTGGCGCTTGAAAAGCTCCCACTGGTCGGGGTTTTCGAGGAATGCGTTCATGCCGTGGGTCATGGCGTTGCGGGTGGTCTCGTTGCCGGCCACGGCCAGCAGGATCACGAAGAACGCGAATTCCACCTCGCCGAGCGAGTCTCCATCGACATCGGCCTGCACGAGGCGCGTGACGATGTCGTCGGCCGGACACTGCCGCCGCTGCTCGGCCATGGTGTAGGCGTAGCCCATCAGCTCGGCGTTCGCCATCGTCGGATCGGCGTCGAAGTCCGGATCGTCGGTGTTCATGATGGCGTTGGTCCAGTGGAAGAGCTTCTCGCGGTCTTCCTCGGGTACGCCGATCAGGTCCGCGATGGCCTGCAGCGGCAGGCTCATCGCGATGTCGTCGACGAAATTGCCACGGTCCTTGTTGGCTGCCGCGGCCACGATGTCACGGGCTGCGACGGCCAGCTTCTCCTCCAGCGCTGCCACCGAACGCGGTGTGAACAGTCGCGATACCAGCTTGCGTAGGCGGGTGTGTTCCGGGGCGTCGTGGTTGATCAGCAGCGCCTTGGTGAGGTCGAGTTGTTCTGCGGTCACCCCCTCGGGGAGTCGCATGACCGCGCCCTTGGCATTGGTCGACCACACAGCGCCGCCGTCGCGGGAGATGGTCTTGATGTCCTCGTGACGGGTGATCACCCAGTAACCGCCGTCGTTGAAGATCGAATCGGCCTGCTCGTTCCACCACACCGGTGCGGTCTTACGCAGTTGGGCGAATTCGTCGACGGGGATTCCGCGGAGCAGGACGTCGGGATCGGTGAAGTCGTAGCCGGCGCCGAACGGGCAGGCACTCATGGTGGTCAAGCCGGGTCATCTCCTCGTGTGACGGCGAGCACATTCCTGCCTTGACCATACACTGTGGCGTCAAGTGTATGCCCGGATGTTTCCCGCTACGCTACGACCGTGCGCGTCCTCGTTATCGGATCCGGTGCCCGTGAACACGCCCTGCTGCTGGCCCTGCGCCGCGACCCGCAGGTCGACGAGTTGGCGGTGGCCCCAGGCAACGCCGGGACCCGGTCCATTGCCGATCAGTACGACGTCGACATCACCTCCGGAGAGGCCGTGGTCAAGCTGGCCCAGCGCCTCCAAAGCGACCTGGTGGTGATCGGCCCCGAGGTTCCGTTGGTGCTCGGCGTGGCCGACGCGGTGCGGGCCGCCGGGATCGCCTGCTTCGGTGCGAGCAAGGACGCCTCCCGTATCGAGGGCTCCAAGGCCTTCGCCAAGGACGTGATGGCCGCGGCCGGCGTGCGTACTGCGAGCAGCGAGATCATCGACAACCCGGCCCGCCTCGACGCGGCGCTGGACCGGTTCGGTCCGCCCGCCGGCCAGGCCGCCTGGGTGGTCAAGGACGACGGCCTGGCCGCAGGCAAGGGCGTGGTGGTCACCGCCGATCGCGACGCCGCCCGGGCGCATGCCGCCAGCCTGCTCGACTCGGGACATCCGGTGCTGCTGGAGTCGTTCCTGGACGGCCCGGAGGTATCGCTGTTCTGTGTCGTCGACGGCGCCACCGTGGTTCCGCTGCTGCCCGCCCAGGACTTCAAGCGGGTCGGCGACGGAGACACCGGACCGAACACCGGTGGTATGGGTGCCTACGCCCCACTGCCCTGGCTGCCGGACTCGGTGAAAACCCAGATTGTCGACGAGGTGGTGAAACCCGTTGCGGCAGAACTGGTAGCCCGCGGCAGCTCGTTCTCGGGTCTGCTCTACGCCGGCCTGGCGATCACCTCGAACGGTCCGGCCGTGGTGGAGTTCAACTGTCGCTTCGGTGATCCGGAGACGCAAGCGGTTCTGGCTCTGCTGGATTCGCCGCTGGGGAAGCTGCTGAACGCCGCGGCCACCGGCGAGCTCGCCTCTTTCGGCGACCTGCAGTGGCGCGACGGCTACGCCGTCACCGTGGTGGTAGCCGCGGAGAACTATCCGGGCCGTCCGCGCGTCGGTGACGTCATCCACGGATCGGAAGCCGACGGTGTACTGCATGCCGGCACCGCCCGCCGCGAGGACGGCGCGGTGGTGTCCTCGGGTGGCCGGGTGCTGTCGGTGGTCGGCACCGGAGCGGACCTGCCCGGCGCACGCGATGCGGCATACGCGCTGGCCAAGTCGATCCGCTTGCCGGGCAGCCACTTCCGTGGCGACATCGGCCTCGCCGCCGCCCAGGGACACATCAGCATCTAGCCCCAGGGTCAGGCGACCAGCAGCGGCGCCATCCAGGCGATCTCGGCGGGTAACTGCGAACTCCAGAAGCTTCCGTCGTGCCCACCGGGGGAGAAGCCGCCGGCCGGGGGAGTGGGCAGTTCGGCGATGAACTGTTTGGTGGCCGAATAGAACGGATCACTGTTGCCGCAATCGATCCGGATCGGAATCGATCCCAGCGCGGGTTGCCCCCAGACGCTGTTGGCGGCGTAATCCGAGGCGCTGTCGAAGGCTCCGGGCGCTGCGGCACCCGGGGACGTCCACAGCGCGGGGCTGACCGCACAGATCGCGGCGGTGCGTGCCGGCCCGAGACGTGCACCCAGCAGCAGTGCGCCATAACCGCCCATCGACCAACCCAGGAAGCCCACGCGCGAGGTGTCCAGGCCCTGATCGCCGAGCATCGGGATCAGCTCGTCGAGCACCATCGCGCCCGAGTCCTCACCGGACGCGCGCTGGTGCCAGTAACTTCCACCACCGTCGACGGCGACCACAGCGAACGCCGGCAGCCCGGCAGCCACGGCCTCGGCCAGTCCCTGCTCGACTCCGCCGGCCATCACGCCTGCGGCGTCCTGTCCTTTGCCGTGCAAGGCGATGACCGGACGGAGTTTGCCGGTTTGGCCGGGCGGGCGCGCGATGGCCCAGTTGGTGTTCATCCCGCCGCGTGCGGCCGAGGCGAACGAGCCGCGAGACATCGTGGGCGCTGCGACGGGGCTGGCCACCGAACCCGGGGCGGAGGCGAGGGCAACGGCGCCGGCGGCACCGGCAGCCGCGCCGACGCCGAGGCGCAAGACTGCGCGACGGCTCAAGTTGGGCATGCGGGCCATCTTGCCACCGCCCGACAAAGGCGGCGGTCAGTGGCATTCTCGCAGCGTTGCCGACCCGCCAGCAAAACCTGAGTAAAGCCTGATTATTGACCGAAAGCCGTATGTGGAGGGGGGTCGACTGGCACCATGCTAAAGGTGACGGCAGCGGTCACCCCTAAAGGGGAACGTCGGCGGTACGCCCTCGTCAGGGCGGCCGCTGAACTGTTATGTGAGGGCGGTTTCGACGCCGTCCGGCACCGTGCCGTGGCGCGTCGGGCGGGGCTCCCGCTGGCCTCGACGACGTATTACTTCTCTTCGCTGGACGACCTCATCGCGAAGGCCGTCGAATACATCGGGACCCAGGAAGCCGAACAACTCACCGCCGGCGTGGCCGCGCTCTCGCGACGCCGCCGCGGTGCCGAATCGACCGCGGATGTCCTTGTCGATCTGTTGCTCGGGGAATCTCGGGAACGGCGCGGCACCGAGGAGTTGATCTCGCGCTACGAGCGCTACATCGCCTGCGCCCGGCAACCCGGCCTGCGCGATATCCAGCGCCGGATCCGGCAACAGCGCACCGATGCTGTCGTCGAGGTGGTGGAACGCTCAGGCCGCTCGGTGCGGGCCGAACTGCTCACCGCCCTGGTGTGTGCCGTTGACGGAGCTGTTGTGGCATCGTTGGGCGACGAAGGGGAGGGGCCCAGGGCCAACGCCAGGGCCACACTGATCGACGTCATCGACGTATTGGCGCCCGTCGACGAACGGGTGGTACGCGTCTGACCGGTGAAGGAGGGGGAATGTCGCAACCCGCAACCGCGGCGCAGCCACAGCTCAAGCGGGTGATGGGGCCCGGACTGTTACTGCTGTTCGTCGTCGGCGACATTCTCGGCACCGGGGTATACGCATTGACGGGGCAGGTTGCCAAGGAAGTCGGCGGCGCCGCCTGGCTTCCCTTCCTCGTGGCGTTCGTGATCGCCACCATCACCGCATTCAGCTATCTGGAGCTGGTCACCAAGTATCCACAGGCGGCCGGCGCAGCGCTTTACGCGCACAAGGCCTTTGGTGTCCAGTTCATCACGTTCCTGGTGGCCTTCATTGTGATGTGCTCCGGAATCACCTCGGCCTCAACGGCTTCGAGGTTCTTCGCGATCAGCTTCTTCGATGCGATCGAGATCAACCTCGACCATATTTTCAGCTGGCAGCGGCTGGGAACTGTCGCGCTGGCTCTGCTGTTCATGGCACTGATCGCCGCGGTGAATCTGCGAGGGGTCAGCGAAAGTGTCAAGCTGAACGTGGTTCTGACGTTCATCGAGATCACCGGCCTGGTGATCGTGATCGTGGTGGGACTGTGGGCCATCGTCAGCGGGGTCGACGTCGACTTCTCCCGCGTCGTAGCCTTCGACACCTCAGGCGAGAAGAACGCCTTCATCGCCGTCACCGCAGCGACGTCGCTGGCGTTCTTCGCGATGGTCGGATTCGAGGACTCGGTCAACATGGCCGAGGAGACCAAGGACCCGGTGCGGATCTTCCCCAAGGTGTTGTTGACCGGCCTGGGTATCGCCGGCGTCGTCTATGTCGTCGTGGCTGTCATCGCGGTCGCACTGGTGCCGGTCGGAATACTTGCCGAGTCCGACTCGTCCCCTCTGGTGAAGGTGATGGAAACCGCCGCGCCGGGGCTCCCGTTCTCGAATATCCTGCCGATCATCTCGATGTTCGCGGTGTCCAACACCGCATTGATCAACATGCTGATGGCCAGTCGGTTGATCTACGGCATGGCCCGCCAACATGTGTTACCGCCGATGTTCGGTGTGGTGCATCCGAAGCGCCATACGCCTTGGGTGGCAATCATCTTCACCACGCTCATCGCGTTCGGACTCATCTTCTACGTGTCGGCGTTCGCGAGCGGGGACACCGTCGCGATCCTCGGCGGCACCACGTCGCTGCTGCTGCTCGCGGTCTTCTCGGTGGTCAACGTGGCAGTACTGGTGCTGCGGCGCGATGTCCAGAAAGCGGGCGGCCACTTCAAGACCCCGACCGCGCTGCCCGTCATCGGCTTCATCGCGTCTCTGTACCTGGTGCTGCCCACCTCGGGACGGCCGTCGGAGCAGTACATTCTGGCCCTGGCACTCGTCGCCACCGGCGTCGTACTGTTCGGCATCACCATGATGATCAACCGGCAGCTCGGCATCCGCGGGACCGGCATCACCGACCCCACCCACCTCGGCGACGCACCTTAGGATTCGGTGCGCAGCTTCGCAATCCGGTTCTGCAGCAACGCGACCCGGTGTGCATTGCCGTCGAGACCGAGGTAGCGGTCATCGAACACGGCCAACAACGCGTCATCGAGGCGGCGCACCGCGCCCGGCGGGTATCGGTAGCCCATCAGCCGGTTGATCTCGTCGGTGTCCACCGAATCCAGCAAGCCCGTCAGCGCTTCCAGCGAGGTGATGCCGAGTTCGAGCAGCAGCCCCGAGATCCAGCCGTAGTGGTCGGTCCGCGACCAGCCGGCGTCGGCGAAACGGTTGCCCAGATAGGTGGCCAGCACCGGGGTGGCGATGCGGGAGTCCGAAGAGGGCGCGGCGAACTTGGGGTCCTCTTCCCCTTCGGTCATGGTCAGCCGCAGCCGTTCCCGGATCTCGGTGAACTCGCGGTCGGCCAATTCCAGAAGCCCCGCCGCCAAAGTGAACCGGCGGTCCAGCTCGCTGACATGCTCGGCCGGTACCGAGCCCTTGTACCGCACGTCATGTTCGAACTCCGCCCACGCGTGCTGCAGCACGGTACGGACCTGGATGGACGCCGGATACTGTTCGCCCCCGACCCCGAACAGCAGATGCCGGCTCGCATACCCCCACCGGCCCTGACGGGCGGTGTGCAGACCCATGTCCTGGTCATCGAGCAGCCGCATCTCCTCGGCCAGCAGGTTGGCCACCGCGTCGACATCCGCACGCAGGTAGGTGATGACGCGCAGGCCCACCTGATCGGTGATCTCCACCAACGGATCGCTGTACAGCGGGGTGCCGTCGGCGGCGCGCCGGTGGGCCTTCGCGGCGAACGAATCGATGCTCTTGGTACGGGCGGTGATGCTCAGGTAGTTGATCCCCGCGTCGTCGAGCAGTCCGGTGACCAGCTTGAGGTACTGCTCGGTGACGGCCACCAGGTCCGGGCGCCGGGAAGCGTACTCGGCCACCGCGGTCGAGGGCGCCGCCTGTCGCACCGGTGCCGGCCGTGACCGGGGGAGCCGGTCGGGGGGCAGGGACGGGGTGAGGATGTAGCCCGAGGCGAAGTCGCCGTAGATCGTCACGTCCTCGGGCCGGTGGTACCAGTACAGGGCGATATAGGCGCAGAGCAGGGCGTCGACGGGATCCTCGTCGCGGTCGAGTTGGCCCGGCCGGGTGGCGGCCTCGATCCGCTTGCGCAGTTCCACCCAGCTGACACTGCGGTTCGCCCGCAGGCGCGGCGTCGCTGTGTCGAGTTCCTCGATGAACGTCATCAACCTGAGCAGTTCGCGTTGCCGGTCGTCGAACGCGCCGCGCTTGTACTTCAGGGTCTTGTCGAGCCC
Protein-coding regions in this window:
- a CDS encoding cytochrome P450, encoding MSACPFGAGYDFTDPDVLLRGIPVDEFAQLRKTAPVWWNEQADSIFNDGGYWVITRHEDIKTISRDGGAVWSTNAKGAVMRLPEGVTAEQLDLTKALLINHDAPEHTRLRKLVSRLFTPRSVAALEEKLAVAARDIVAAAANKDRGNFVDDIAMSLPLQAIADLIGVPEEDREKLFHWTNAIMNTDDPDFDADPTMANAELMGYAYTMAEQRRQCPADDIVTRLVQADVDGDSLGEVEFAFFVILLAVAGNETTRNAMTHGMNAFLENPDQWELFKRQRPETAVDEIIRWATPVHCFQRTALVDTQIGDITVKAGQRVGLFYSSANYDEEVFESPFTFDILRNPNPHLAFGGNGAHYCIGANLARMEIKLMFNEIADQIPDITKLAEPQRLRSGWINGIKDLPVSYRG
- the purD gene encoding phosphoribosylamine--glycine ligase; protein product: MRVLVIGSGAREHALLLALRRDPQVDELAVAPGNAGTRSIADQYDVDITSGEAVVKLAQRLQSDLVVIGPEVPLVLGVADAVRAAGIACFGASKDASRIEGSKAFAKDVMAAAGVRTASSEIIDNPARLDAALDRFGPPAGQAAWVVKDDGLAAGKGVVVTADRDAARAHAASLLDSGHPVLLESFLDGPEVSLFCVVDGATVVPLLPAQDFKRVGDGDTGPNTGGMGAYAPLPWLPDSVKTQIVDEVVKPVAAELVARGSSFSGLLYAGLAITSNGPAVVEFNCRFGDPETQAVLALLDSPLGKLLNAAATGELASFGDLQWRDGYAVTVVVAAENYPGRPRVGDVIHGSEADGVLHAGTARREDGAVVSSGGRVLSVVGTGADLPGARDAAYALAKSIRLPGSHFRGDIGLAAAQGHISI
- a CDS encoding alpha/beta hydrolase — encoded protein: MARMPNLSRRAVLRLGVGAAAGAAGAVALASAPGSVASPVAAPTMSRGSFASAARGGMNTNWAIARPPGQTGKLRPVIALHGKGQDAAGVMAGGVEQGLAEAVAAGLPAFAVVAVDGGGSYWHQRASGEDSGAMVLDELIPMLGDQGLDTSRVGFLGWSMGGYGALLLGARLGPARTAAICAVSPALWTSPGAAAPGAFDSASDYAANSVWGQPALGSIPIRIDCGNSDPFYSATKQFIAELPTPPAGGFSPGGHDGSFWSSQLPAEIAWMAPLLVA
- a CDS encoding TetR/AcrR family transcriptional regulator, with translation MLKVTAAVTPKGERRRYALVRAAAELLCEGGFDAVRHRAVARRAGLPLASTTYYFSSLDDLIAKAVEYIGTQEAEQLTAGVAALSRRRRGAESTADVLVDLLLGESRERRGTEELISRYERYIACARQPGLRDIQRRIRQQRTDAVVEVVERSGRSVRAELLTALVCAVDGAVVASLGDEGEGPRANARATLIDVIDVLAPVDERVVRV
- a CDS encoding APC family permease, with amino-acid sequence MSQPATAAQPQLKRVMGPGLLLLFVVGDILGTGVYALTGQVAKEVGGAAWLPFLVAFVIATITAFSYLELVTKYPQAAGAALYAHKAFGVQFITFLVAFIVMCSGITSASTASRFFAISFFDAIEINLDHIFSWQRLGTVALALLFMALIAAVNLRGVSESVKLNVVLTFIEITGLVIVIVVGLWAIVSGVDVDFSRVVAFDTSGEKNAFIAVTAATSLAFFAMVGFEDSVNMAEETKDPVRIFPKVLLTGLGIAGVVYVVVAVIAVALVPVGILAESDSSPLVKVMETAAPGLPFSNILPIISMFAVSNTALINMLMASRLIYGMARQHVLPPMFGVVHPKRHTPWVAIIFTTLIAFGLIFYVSAFASGDTVAILGGTTSLLLLAVFSVVNVAVLVLRRDVQKAGGHFKTPTALPVIGFIASLYLVLPTSGRPSEQYILALALVATGVVLFGITMMINRQLGIRGTGITDPTHLGDAP
- the relZ gene encoding bifunctional ribonuclease/(p)ppGpp synthase, producing the protein MYFVGLDLAWGEKNQTGVAVVDSSGRVLHVGVAQDDDDIGAAIEPYIGGDCLVAIDAPLIVKNPTGHRPCERDLNRDFQRFDAGARPAFTERPEFKHPRGARIASALGLDMDPSSSSNRRAIEVYPHPASVVLFGLDKTLKYKRGAFDDRQRELLRLMTFIEELDTATPRLRANRSVSWVELRKRIEAATRPGQLDRDEDPVDALLCAYIALYWYHRPEDVTIYGDFASGYILTPSLPPDRLPRSRPAPVRQAAPSTAVAEYASRRPDLVAVTEQYLKLVTGLLDDAGINYLSITARTKSIDSFAAKAHRRAADGTPLYSDPLVEITDQVGLRVITYLRADVDAVANLLAEEMRLLDDQDMGLHTARQGRWGYASRHLLFGVGGEQYPASIQVRTVLQHAWAEFEHDVRYKGSVPAEHVSELDRRFTLAAGLLELADREFTEIRERLRLTMTEGEEDPKFAAPSSDSRIATPVLATYLGNRFADAGWSRTDHYGWISGLLLELGITSLEALTGLLDSVDTDEINRLMGYRYPPGAVRRLDDALLAVFDDRYLGLDGNAHRVALLQNRIAKLRTES